One window of Mesorhizobium sp. PAMC28654 genomic DNA carries:
- a CDS encoding NAD-glutamate dehydrogenase has protein sequence MASLKSASGPKKTSVTKGSGTNGAAAKASEKPGRLADYLLARAPAEDVAAYDVADLERAADLAGRAVARHKKGDCVVAIDVDSGVVRQGRPMTIITVVNDNMPFLFDSILGEITESAGEPLLVTHPVVVVKHGKAGVDEILGDGGFAKGDHNHDRLSVVHVHIGRLSAEQAEALTARLKKILSQVRAAVTDWKPMLARLDQAISEFRYAPVPLDKAHVTEAIAFLEWLRDDNFTFLGMREFKYTGGEKSGTLERADKAGLGILTDPDVLVLRRGTEAVTTTPEIRAFLHGPEPLIVTKANAKSAVHRRIYLDYIGVKTYTAKGVLSGELRMVGLFTSTAYTRSVMKIPYLRSKAETVIAKSGFNPGDHSGKALINVLESYPRDELFQVPVPILRKHAEAILGLVERPRVRALVRADQFDRFVSILVFVPRDRYDSVVREKVGTYLKTVFEGRLSAYYPAFPEGGLARVHFIIGRSGGKTPKVEQAAIEAAIRDIVRTWDDALRETAAESGADAALTAIASRFSESYRDSFSPTVALVDAGRIARINAANPIAIDYYRHAHQKPQQAALKIYHHGAPVALSRRVPVLENIGFRVISERTFEVGDDQSGMVFIHDMELENRYAKPIDLADGGALFEDAFLSVWRGDVDNDGYSGLAQTAGLWSSEITILRAYGRYLQQVGIPQSQDFIAAALNRYPDIARGLHALFIARLGPTAEGEGVVAAKHLKAKIKDALEDVPNIDDDTIIRRYLNLIEASLRTNHFVADTKKKGQSLAIKLESHAVEGLPAPRPWREIFVYGSEVEGLHLRFGPVARGGLRWSDRAQDYRTEVLGLVKAQQVKNAVIVPVGAKGGFYPKKLPMSAGRDAIFEAGTSAYKNFVSSLLSITDNIGLDGVIPPAGVIRRDQDDPYFVVAADKGTATFSDTANAISEKHGFWLDDAFASGGSAGYDHKKMGITAKGAWEAVKRHFREMNRDIQTSPFTVVGVGDMSGDVFGNGMLLSPKTRLIAAFDHRDIFIDPDPDMAASMAERERMFALPRSSWQDYDKTKLSDGGIIVSRNQKSITLPAAAAAAIGLSKTTATPVEIMTAILKASVDLLWFGGIGTYLRASTETNAEVGDRANDAIRITALDVRAKVIGEGANLGVTQRARIEFGLNGGRCNSDAIDNSGGVNCSDVEVNIKIALASAMRKGSLTRPARNKLLAEMTEEVGGLVLSNNYEQTLALSIARKRGLADIAHQSRFMTALEARGLLDRTVETLPSPAALAEREARGEPLTRAELGVLLAYAKIVLFSDIVASDAPDESHFDRDLMGYFPDRMAKKYAAEIHGHRLRREIIARVVANDLVNRGGPSFVNRLQEATSRTAADVVRTFAVVRDGFALPALYREIDALDNHIDGQVQLDLYQAVSRLIYVTSGWYLKNDAGTAPLAQRIAELQDARKALEPKLVSLLPVFSRERIEEKRHGLFKSGAPDRLAEQLALSEVAELIPDIALTARTAGADIVAAARAFFAVSDAFRIPRVEDAARSITPSDYYDQLALSRATDTIGAARRGIAVAALTGHASAADPVTAWLEAGGERVARIRERLQALTEGGEITVSRLSVASGLMSDLTAR, from the coding sequence ATGGCAAGCCTGAAATCCGCAAGTGGCCCAAAAAAGACGAGCGTCACAAAGGGAAGCGGGACAAACGGGGCTGCTGCGAAGGCGAGCGAAAAGCCCGGCAGGCTCGCGGATTACCTGCTTGCCCGAGCCCCGGCGGAAGATGTCGCCGCCTATGATGTCGCCGACCTCGAGCGCGCCGCCGACCTCGCCGGCCGCGCCGTCGCCCGGCACAAGAAGGGTGATTGCGTCGTCGCCATAGATGTCGATTCGGGTGTCGTCCGGCAGGGCCGGCCGATGACCATCATCACCGTCGTCAACGACAACATGCCGTTCCTTTTCGATTCCATCCTCGGTGAAATCACCGAGAGCGCCGGCGAGCCGCTGCTGGTCACCCATCCGGTCGTCGTCGTGAAGCACGGCAAGGCTGGCGTCGACGAGATACTCGGCGATGGCGGCTTCGCCAAGGGCGATCACAACCACGATCGGCTGAGCGTCGTCCACGTCCACATCGGTCGTCTCTCCGCCGAGCAGGCCGAGGCGTTGACCGCGCGGCTGAAGAAGATCCTGTCGCAGGTGCGTGCCGCCGTCACCGACTGGAAACCGATGCTGGCCCGTCTTGACCAGGCGATCTCGGAATTCCGCTATGCGCCCGTTCCGCTCGACAAGGCCCACGTCACCGAGGCGATCGCCTTCCTCGAATGGCTGCGCGATGACAATTTCACCTTCCTCGGCATGCGTGAGTTCAAATACACAGGCGGTGAGAAAAGCGGCACGCTGGAACGCGCCGACAAGGCCGGCCTCGGCATCCTGACCGATCCCGATGTGCTGGTGCTGAGACGCGGCACCGAAGCGGTGACGACGACGCCGGAAATCCGCGCCTTCCTGCACGGGCCGGAGCCGCTGATCGTCACCAAGGCCAATGCCAAGTCGGCGGTGCATCGCCGCATCTATCTCGACTACATCGGCGTCAAGACATACACCGCCAAGGGCGTGCTTTCGGGCGAGCTGCGCATGGTCGGCCTGTTCACGTCGACCGCCTACACGCGCTCGGTGATGAAGATCCCCTATCTGCGCTCGAAGGCGGAAACCGTCATCGCCAAATCCGGCTTCAATCCCGGCGATCACTCCGGCAAGGCACTGATCAACGTGCTGGAAAGCTATCCGCGCGACGAACTGTTCCAGGTACCGGTGCCCATTCTCAGGAAGCACGCCGAAGCCATTCTGGGGTTGGTCGAACGGCCGCGCGTGCGCGCGCTGGTGCGCGCCGACCAGTTCGACCGTTTCGTCTCGATCCTCGTCTTCGTGCCGCGCGATCGCTACGACAGCGTCGTGCGCGAGAAGGTCGGCACCTACCTCAAGACCGTTTTCGAAGGCCGGCTGTCGGCCTACTATCCGGCATTTCCCGAAGGCGGGCTGGCGCGCGTCCATTTCATCATCGGTCGGTCCGGCGGCAAGACGCCGAAGGTCGAGCAAGCGGCGATCGAGGCGGCGATCCGCGACATCGTGCGGACCTGGGACGATGCGCTGCGCGAAACCGCCGCCGAAAGCGGCGCCGATGCCGCGCTTACAGCGATCGCCTCACGCTTTTCGGAGAGCTACCGCGACAGTTTCTCGCCGACCGTGGCGCTGGTCGATGCCGGGCGTATCGCCAGGATCAACGCGGCCAATCCGATCGCCATCGACTATTATCGCCACGCCCACCAGAAGCCGCAGCAGGCGGCGCTGAAGATTTATCATCATGGCGCACCGGTGGCGCTGTCGCGGCGCGTGCCGGTGCTGGAAAACATTGGCTTCCGCGTCATCAGCGAGCGCACGTTCGAGGTCGGCGACGACCAATCCGGCATGGTCTTCATCCATGACATGGAGCTGGAGAACCGCTACGCCAAGCCGATCGACCTTGCCGATGGCGGCGCGCTGTTCGAGGACGCTTTCCTGTCGGTGTGGCGCGGCGACGTCGACAATGACGGCTATAGCGGCCTTGCCCAGACCGCCGGCCTGTGGTCGAGCGAGATCACCATCCTGCGCGCCTATGGCCGCTATTTGCAGCAGGTCGGCATCCCGCAGAGCCAGGATTTCATCGCAGCGGCGCTCAACCGCTACCCCGACATCGCGCGCGGCCTGCATGCGCTGTTCATTGCCCGGCTCGGCCCGACCGCGGAGGGCGAAGGCGTGGTGGCGGCAAAGCATCTCAAGGCCAAGATCAAGGATGCGCTTGAAGATGTGCCGAACATCGACGACGACACCATCATCCGCCGCTACCTCAACCTGATCGAAGCCTCGCTGCGCACCAACCATTTCGTTGCCGATACAAAGAAAAAGGGCCAGTCGCTGGCGATCAAGCTGGAGTCGCACGCGGTCGAGGGATTGCCGGCGCCGCGGCCGTGGCGGGAGATCTTTGTCTATGGTTCCGAGGTCGAGGGCCTGCATCTGCGCTTCGGCCCGGTCGCGCGTGGCGGCCTGCGCTGGTCGGATCGTGCACAGGACTACCGCACCGAGGTGCTGGGCCTCGTCAAGGCGCAGCAGGTCAAGAACGCCGTCATCGTGCCGGTCGGCGCAAAGGGGGGGTTCTATCCAAAGAAGCTGCCGATGAGCGCTGGTCGCGATGCCATCTTCGAGGCCGGCACATCGGCCTACAAGAACTTTGTCTCCAGCCTTCTGTCGATCACCGACAATATCGGCCTCGACGGTGTCATCCCGCCTGCCGGCGTTATCAGACGCGACCAGGACGATCCCTATTTCGTCGTTGCCGCCGACAAGGGCACGGCGACCTTCTCCGACACCGCCAACGCCATTTCCGAGAAGCATGGCTTCTGGCTCGACGATGCCTTTGCCAGCGGCGGCTCGGCCGGCTACGACCACAAGAAGATGGGCATCACCGCCAAGGGTGCGTGGGAAGCGGTCAAGCGGCACTTCCGCGAGATGAACCGGGATATCCAGACTTCGCCCTTCACCGTAGTCGGTGTCGGCGACATGTCGGGCGACGTGTTCGGCAACGGCATGCTGTTGTCGCCGAAGACCCGGCTGATCGCCGCTTTCGATCATCGCGACATCTTCATCGATCCCGATCCGGACATGGCGGCGTCGATGGCCGAGCGCGAGCGCATGTTCGCCCTGCCGCGTTCGAGCTGGCAGGACTATGACAAGACCAAACTGTCGGACGGCGGCATCATCGTCTCGCGCAATCAGAAGTCGATCACCCTTCCGGCGGCGGCGGCGGCGGCGATCGGTTTGAGCAAGACGACCGCCACGCCGGTGGAGATCATGACCGCCATCCTCAAGGCGTCGGTCGACCTTCTTTGGTTCGGCGGCATCGGCACCTATCTCAGGGCATCAACCGAAACCAACGCCGAGGTCGGCGACCGCGCCAACGATGCCATCCGCATCACCGCGCTCGACGTACGCGCCAAGGTGATCGGAGAGGGCGCCAATCTGGGCGTCACGCAGCGGGCCCGCATCGAGTTCGGATTGAATGGCGGCCGCTGCAATTCCGATGCCATAGACAATTCGGGCGGCGTCAATTGTTCCGACGTCGAGGTCAACATCAAGATCGCGCTGGCGTCCGCCATGCGCAAGGGATCGCTGACCAGGCCGGCGCGCAACAAGCTGCTGGCCGAGATGACCGAGGAGGTCGGCGGACTGGTGCTGTCCAACAATTACGAGCAGACCCTGGCACTCTCCATCGCCCGCAAGCGTGGACTTGCCGACATTGCGCACCAGAGCCGGTTCATGACGGCGCTGGAGGCGCGCGGCCTGCTCGACCGCACTGTGGAAACGCTACCGTCGCCGGCTGCCCTTGCCGAGCGCGAAGCGCGCGGCGAACCGCTGACCCGGGCCGAACTCGGTGTGTTGCTCGCCTATGCAAAGATCGTGCTGTTCTCCGACATCGTCGCCAGCGACGCACCGGACGAATCGCATTTCGACCGCGACCTGATGGGCTATTTCCCCGACCGCATGGCGAAGAAATACGCCGCCGAGATCCACGGCCACCGGCTGCGCCGCGAGATCATCGCCCGCGTCGTCGCCAACGATTTGGTCAATCGCGGCGGCCCGTCCTTCGTCAACAGGCTTCAGGAAGCGACCAGCCGCACCGCCGCCGACGTGGTGCGCACCTTCGCCGTGGTGCGCGACGGTTTTGCGTTGCCGGCGCTCTATCGCGAGATCGACGCGCTCGACAATCATATCGACGGGCAGGTGCAGCTCGACCTCTATCAGGCGGTCAGCCGGCTGATCTATGTGACCAGTGGCTGGTACCTGAAGAACGACGCCGGCACCGCACCATTGGCCCAGCGGATCGCCGAGTTGCAGGATGCGCGCAAGGCGCTGGAGCCCAAGCTCGTTTCGCTGCTGCCGGTCTTCTCGCGCGAGCGGATCGAGGAGAAGCGGCACGGGCTGTTCAAGAGCGGTGCTCCCGACAGACTGGCCGAGCAACTGGCGCTGAGCGAGGTGGCGGAACTTATTCCCGACATCGCGCTGACGGCACGCACGGCCGGTGCCGACATCGTCGCTGCGGCCAGGGCGTTCTTCGCGGTCAGCGACGCCTTCCGCATCCCTCGTGTCGAGGACGCGGCGCGCTCGATCACGCCGTCGGATTATTACGACCAGCTCGCGCTGTCTCGCGCCACCGACACGATCGGCGCTGCCCGGCGCGGCATCGCCGTGGCCGCACTGACCGGCCATGCAAGTGCGGCGGACCCAGTGACAGCGTGGCTGGAAGCAGGCGGCGAGCGGGTGGCACGCATCCGCGAGCGGCTGCAGGCGCTGACCGAGGGCGGCGAAATCACCGTGTCGCGGCTGTCGGTGGCGTCGGGGCTGATGAGCGATCTGACCGCACGATGA
- the typA gene encoding translational GTPase TypA — protein MKIRNIAIIAHVDHGKTTLVDQLLRQSGSFRDNQRVAERAMDSNDLEKERGITILAKATSVDWKDTRINIVDTPGHADFGGEVERILSMVDSAIVLVDAAEGPMPQTKFVVGKALKVGLKPIVVINKIDRPDARHVEVVNEVFDLFAALDATDDQLDFPILYGSGRDGWVSENPEGPKDQGLSPLFDLVIKHVPEPTVHPGPFRMIGTILEANPFLGRIITGRIESGTLKANQAVKVLHHDGTQIETGRISKILAFRGLERQPIEEAQAGDIVAIAGLSKGTVADTFCDLAVTEALHAQPIDPPTVTMSFLVNDSPLAGTEGDKVTSRVIRDRLLREAEGNVALKIEESPDKDSFFVSGRGELQLAVLIETMRREGFEIAVSRPRVVMQKGENGELLEPVEEVVIDVDEEHAGVVVQKMSERKAEMVELRPSGGNRQRIVFHAPTRGLIGYQSELLTDTRGTAVMNRLFHAYEPYKGELPGRTNGVLISNEQGEAVAYAMWNLEDRGPMVIDPGVKVYQGMIIGIHSRDNDLEVNVLKGKKLTNIRAAGKDEAVKLTPPIRMTLEKALAWIQDDELVEVTPKTIRLRKLYLDPNERKRFEKSSKAVGAA, from the coding sequence ATGAAAATCCGTAATATCGCGATCATCGCGCACGTCGACCATGGAAAAACAACCCTGGTCGACCAGTTGCTCCGGCAATCCGGCTCCTTCCGCGACAATCAGCGCGTCGCCGAGCGCGCCATGGATTCCAACGATCTCGAAAAGGAACGCGGCATCACCATCCTGGCCAAGGCGACCTCGGTCGACTGGAAGGACACCCGCATCAACATCGTGGACACGCCCGGCCACGCCGATTTCGGCGGCGAAGTGGAGCGTATCCTGTCGATGGTTGATTCGGCCATCGTGCTGGTCGACGCCGCCGAGGGCCCGATGCCGCAGACCAAGTTCGTTGTCGGCAAGGCGCTCAAGGTCGGCCTGAAGCCGATCGTCGTCATCAACAAGATCGACCGTCCGGACGCCCGCCACGTCGAGGTGGTCAACGAGGTGTTCGACCTGTTCGCCGCACTCGACGCCACCGACGATCAGCTCGATTTCCCGATCCTCTACGGTTCCGGCCGCGATGGCTGGGTCTCTGAGAACCCGGAAGGTCCGAAGGACCAGGGCCTGTCGCCGCTGTTCGACCTCGTCATCAAGCATGTGCCGGAGCCGACCGTTCATCCCGGTCCGTTCCGCATGATCGGCACCATCCTGGAAGCCAACCCCTTCCTCGGCCGTATCATCACCGGCCGTATCGAATCCGGCACGCTGAAGGCCAACCAGGCGGTCAAGGTGCTGCACCATGACGGCACGCAGATCGAAACCGGCCGCATCTCGAAGATCCTCGCTTTCCGTGGCCTCGAGCGCCAGCCGATCGAGGAAGCGCAGGCGGGCGACATCGTCGCCATTGCCGGCCTGTCCAAGGGCACCGTCGCCGACACGTTCTGCGACCTGGCGGTGACCGAGGCGCTGCATGCGCAGCCGATCGATCCGCCGACCGTGACCATGTCCTTCCTCGTCAACGATTCGCCGCTCGCCGGCACCGAGGGCGACAAGGTGACCAGCCGCGTCATCCGCGACCGCCTGCTGCGCGAGGCCGAAGGCAATGTCGCGCTGAAGATCGAGGAATCGCCGGACAAGGATTCGTTCTTCGTCTCCGGGCGTGGCGAATTGCAACTGGCCGTGCTGATCGAGACGATGCGCCGCGAAGGCTTTGAAATCGCCGTGTCGCGACCGCGCGTCGTCATGCAGAAGGGCGAAAACGGCGAATTGCTGGAGCCGGTCGAGGAAGTCGTCATCGACGTCGACGAGGAACATGCCGGCGTTGTCGTGCAGAAGATGTCGGAGCGCAAGGCCGAGATGGTCGAACTGCGCCCCTCCGGCGGCAACCGCCAGCGCATCGTCTTCCACGCGCCGACGCGCGGCCTGATCGGCTACCAGTCGGAACTGCTGACCGACACGCGCGGCACCGCCGTGATGAACCGGCTTTTCCATGCCTATGAGCCCTACAAGGGCGAGCTGCCGGGCCGCACCAACGGCGTGCTGATCTCCAACGAGCAGGGCGAGGCGGTTGCCTACGCCATGTGGAACCTGGAAGACCGCGGCCCGATGGTCATCGACCCGGGCGTCAAGGTCTATCAGGGCATGATCATCGGCATCCACTCCCGCGACAATGACCTCGAAGTGAACGTGCTGAAGGGCAAGAAGCTGACCAACATCCGCGCCGCCGGCAAGGATGAGGCGGTGAAGCTGACCCCGCCGATCCGCATGACGCTGGAGAAGGCTCTGGCCTGGATCCAGGACGACGAGCTGGTCGAGGTGACGCCAAAGACCATTCGCCTGCGCAAGCTTTATCTCGATCCGAACGAACGCAAGCGTTTCGAGAAGTCCTCGAAGGCGGTCGGCGCGGCGTAA
- a CDS encoding peroxidase-related enzyme: MTGKITALDLGTAELSEATKTYFAKCEEKLGLVPNVLKAYAFDEKKLRAFTDTYNDLMLGESGLSKLEREMIAVAVSSINHCYYCLTAHGAAVRQLSGDPALGEMMVMNFRAADLSPKQTAMLEFAVKLTEEPAKIVEADRAALREAGFSDRDIWDIASTAAFFNMSNRVAAAIDMRPNDEYLAMAR, encoded by the coding sequence ATGACCGGCAAAATCACCGCACTTGACCTCGGCACCGCCGAGCTCAGCGAAGCGACAAAAACCTATTTCGCCAAATGCGAGGAGAAGCTCGGTCTCGTTCCCAACGTGCTCAAGGCCTATGCCTTCGACGAGAAGAAACTGCGTGCCTTCACCGACACCTACAACGACCTGATGCTGGGCGAATCCGGCCTGTCCAAGCTGGAGCGCGAGATGATCGCGGTCGCCGTCTCCTCGATCAACCATTGCTATTATTGCCTGACCGCGCATGGCGCGGCGGTGCGTCAGCTTTCGGGCGACCCGGCACTCGGCGAGATGATGGTGATGAATTTCCGTGCCGCCGATCTCTCGCCGAAGCAGACCGCGATGCTCGAATTCGCGGTCAAGCTGACTGAGGAGCCGGCTAAGATCGTCGAGGCCGACCGGGCCGCGCTGCGCGAAGCCGGTTTCTCCGACCGCGACATCTGGGACATCGCCTCGACCGCCGCCTTCTTCAACATGTCGAACCGAGTGGCGGCGGCCATCGACATGCGGCCGAACGACGAATATCTCGCCATGGCGCGGTAG
- a CDS encoding LysE family translocator: MQLTSLLIFAAALFVAAGSPGPSIAALVARVISKGFRDVFPFLLAMWIGEGIWLSLAVFGLAVVAQTFHFAFVVVKWVGVAYLAYLAWKMWTAPVEAGEGDMPREDSAVKLFFAGMAVTLGNPKIMMFYLALLPTIIDLASVTVVGWVELTLTMAVVLIAIDLAWVLAASQARKLLKSKRAMKIANRVSATTMAGAAAAIATR; the protein is encoded by the coding sequence ATGCAGCTCACCTCTCTCCTGATCTTCGCCGCCGCGCTGTTCGTTGCCGCCGGCTCGCCCGGCCCGTCGATTGCCGCACTTGTCGCGCGTGTCATCTCCAAGGGGTTTCGCGACGTCTTCCCGTTCCTGCTCGCCATGTGGATCGGCGAGGGCATCTGGTTGTCGCTGGCGGTGTTCGGCCTGGCTGTCGTGGCGCAGACCTTCCACTTTGCCTTTGTTGTCGTGAAATGGGTTGGCGTCGCCTATCTCGCCTACCTGGCCTGGAAGATGTGGACGGCGCCTGTCGAAGCCGGGGAAGGCGATATGCCGCGTGAAGATTCAGCCGTGAAACTGTTCTTCGCCGGCATGGCTGTGACGCTCGGCAACCCCAAGATCATGATGTTCTACCTGGCGCTGCTGCCGACCATCATCGACCTGGCTTCGGTGACGGTGGTCGGCTGGGTCGAGCTGACGCTGACCATGGCCGTTGTCCTCATCGCCATCGATCTCGCCTGGGTGCTTGCCGCCTCGCAGGCGCGAAAACTGCTGAAGAGCAAGCGGGCAATGAAGATCGCCAACCGCGTCAGCGCCACGACGATGGCCGGAGCAGCGGCGGCGATCGCGACGCGCTGA